In Zingiber officinale cultivar Zhangliang chromosome 8B, Zo_v1.1, whole genome shotgun sequence, a single genomic region encodes these proteins:
- the LOC122016782 gene encoding protein SLOW GREEN 1, chloroplastic-like, giving the protein MEPLCCATHRRPLHCPLLPKPLPTPLLLRAFPFSSSSSYSGPRLSILAAASESPRNPLSPLLKAASIAAATATAAAALFLTRLSPPALAAATAAYPTAPAAQSDTLPSEASPLTDAEKERILEEQLDSHPDDTQSLRALMELKIKSGKFAEAVDIVDRLISLEPGEKDLPMLKAHIQSYSGDPETARIGFEQLLEKDPFLVEAYHGLVMVASSQAEEEGELDGILKRVEDVMELCKKAKRKDDLRDFKLLVAQIKVIKGKYEDSLKIYQELVKEEPRDFRPYLCQGIIYTLLRKKDEADKQFQKYKRLVPKSHPYAQYFDENMIAMKVFGQLDENRRKTALKN; this is encoded by the coding sequence ATGGAGCCCCTCTGCTGCGCCACCCACCGCCGCCCTCTCCACTGCCCTCTCCTCCCCAAACCCTTACCCACTCCGCTTCTCCTCAGAGCCttccccttctcttcctcctcctcataTTCCGGACCCCGCCTCAGCATCCTCGCCGCCGCCTCCGAATCACCCAGGAACCCACTCTCCCCTCTCCTCAAGGCCGCCTCCATCGCCGCCGCAACCGCTACCGCCGCTGCCGCACTTTTCCTCACCCGCCTCTCCCCTCCCGCTCTTGCCGCTGCAACTGCCGCTTACCCTACTGCCCCCGCCGCCCAGTCCGATACGCTCCCCTCCGAGGCCTCCCCACTCACTGACGCCGAGAAGGAGCGCATCCTCGAGGAGCAACTCGACTCCCATCCCGACGATACCCAGTCCCTCCgcgccctcatggagctcaaAATCAAGTCTGGGAAGTTCGCCGAGGCCGTCGACATTGTTGACCGGCTCATATCCCTCGAGCCCGGCGAAAAGGATCTGCCGATGCTCAAGGCTCACATCCAGAGCTACAGCGGGGACCCAGAGACTGCAAGGATTGGGTTCGAGCAACTCCTTGAAAAAGATCCCTTTTTGGTCGAGGCGTACCACGGGCTCGTGATGGTGGCTTCATCGCAGGCAGAAGAGGAGGGTGAACTTGACGGCATCTTAAAGAGGGTTGAGGATGTGATGGAGCTCTGTAAGAAGGCGAAGAGGAAAGATGACTTGAGGGACTTCAAGCTACTGGTGGCTCAGATTAAGGTTATAAAGGGGAAGTATGAGGACTCTCTTAAGATATACCAGGAATTGGTGAAGGAGGAGCCAAGGGATTTCCGGCCTTATCTTTGCCAGGGCATCATATACACTTTGTTGAGGAAGAAGGATGAGGCAGATAAGCAGTTCCAGAAGTACAAGCGTCTTGTTCCTAAGAGTCATCCTTATGCACAGTATTTCGATGAAAACATGATTGCGATGAAGGTTTTTGGGCAGTTGGATGAGAATAGAAGGAAGACtgcattgaaaaattaa
- the LOC122015248 gene encoding uncharacterized protein LOC122015248, whose translation MAILKNASRVLRATDDSSPRIASSQDEDAEPSAGIGKVESYVSEASYVDSGMETDECDQLEVSEPGAQLCQVGNQNFGFPLELFDLPDLSSILSLETWNECLMEEERFVLAEYLPDMDQETFAITLKELFSGKNFQFGSPLDTFFSQLKGGLCDPKIIVYRHGLISMQRREHYHCLHRYQNSMVRSLVYMKDAFQNCADYSIQERIQFLNMVKRQRPLERNGDIRFETNSGEGNLHHLYSRHSSKVARRFPKPSIDIKLREIGMGVEPVIFGKGKTKGVLKVTASKFPTQESFGTSAAHPSALKYGMSSKSKAKIPKLPFSGKNKYTEYHLESPSRTIHYTSEDQDDMEEEYIIPPKELKSGHRSIAASCLSRTGKNQKPVKRHSANMYSDEEEPADYSVFSHSRRKNGNVHHTVTIASYVDESPEHTGEARSFEREFLPSTTDQTQSLMLNRPIRQNKVHEDSISLDYLLKSDDLNTRINKWNIKPEYEIEKKHKRMVGKDHSSQQSFYDADYSGDMMDEHMDNMDAISKLKGSNNRTNRLENTMKFSDSQPDANFETSGLPLKGCNSSSKKPKWKVNGQYPDEPDDPRYLKPNAKQQKGKRKAVAETDSLAAVNSDQAISKMDAEDVEPKPKLQKKPFALITPTIHTGFSFSIVHLLSAVRKAMINQTEDSTFNDVHLHNRNYSPMQNIKELNDMCQTENSMHLAHSVENMVNQASLPSLTFQEIVDRVRSNPGDPCILETQEPLQDLVRGALRVFSSKTAPLGAKGWKPLVCYEKLNKSWSWTGPISSGLPDDENAEEETSSEAWGIPHKMLVKLVDAFANWLKSGQETLQQIGSLPPPPTSLLSNLDEKERFKDLRAQKSLNTIGSSSNEVRAYFRREEFLRYSVPDRAFSYTAADGRKSIVAPLKRGGGKPTSKARDHFMLKPDRPPHVTILCLVRDAAARLPGSIGTRADVCTLLRDSQYVVENVSDTQVTQVVSGALDRLHYELDPCVQFDSERKLWVYLHRDREEEDFEDDGTSSTKKWKRQRKDTADPSDTGIANDVDTGTLAVCGPSTGLDHDHNLNVGTASVGSGDTADHLNEDMDVNVENFHPLMDINTISESNGNWNALGLNLLNENRLVCQKNSTDEDYKDETFCQERPIQLNYDHIMNKKLY comes from the coding sequence ATGGCGATTTTGAAGAATGCATCTAGGGTTTTGAGGGCGACCGATGATTCCTCGCCCCGGATCGCATCGAGCCAGGACGAGGACGCAGAGCCCTCTGCGGGGATCGGCAAGGTGGAGTCTTATGTTTCGGAGGCTTCTTATGTGGACTCCGGCATGGAGACGGATGAGTGTGATCAGTTGGAAGTCAGTGAGCCCGGAGCTCAGTTGTGTCAAGTGGGGAACCAGAACTTTGGCTTCCCGCTTGAGCTCTTCGATCTCCCTGACTTGAGTTCGATTTTATCGTTGGAGACGTGGAATGAGTGCCTCATGGAGGAGGAGCGGTTCGTGCTGGCGGAGTACCTTCCGGACATGGACCAGGAGACGTTTGCGATTACCCTCAAAGAGCTGTTTTCTGGAAAAAATTTCCAATTCGGGAGCCCGCTCGATACTTTTTTCAGTCAGTTGAAAGGTGGGTTATGTGACCCTAAGATCATTGTTTATCGTCACGGCTTGATTTCCATGCAACGGCGTGAACACTACCATTGCCTGCACAGATATCAGAATTCTATGGTGAGGAGTCTTGTCTACATGAAGGATGCATTTCAAAATTGTGCTGATTATTCTATTCAAGAAAGAATTCAGTTTCTGAATATGGTAAAGAGACAGAGGCCTCTTGAGAGGAATGGGGATATTAGGTTTGAGACGAATTCAGGGGAAGGAAATTTGCATCATCTCTACTCGAGGCACAGTTCTAAGGTGGCTCGTCGGTTTCCAAAGCCTTCAATTGATATCAAGCTTCGTGAGATTGGCATGGGTGTGGAGCCTGTGATATTTGgtaaagggaaaacaaaaggagTTTTAAAGGTTACTGCTTCCAAGTTTCCAACACAGGAGAGTTTTGGAACATCAGCTGCACATCCTTCAGCTTTGAAGTATGGAATGTCCTCAAAATCTAAAGCGAAAATTCCAAAGTTGCCTTTCAGTGGGAAGAATAAATATACAGAATATCATCTGGAATCTCCTTCAAGGACTATACATTATACTAGTGAAGATCAAGATGACATGGAGGAAGAGTATATAATTCCACCAAAAGAGTTGAAATCAGGACACAGAAGTATTGCAGCTAGTTGTCTGTCTAGAACAGGAAAGAATCAGAAACCAGTGAAAAGGCACAGTGCCAACATGTATAGTGATGAAGAAGAGCCTGCAGACTACAGTGTTTTCAGTCATTCTCGGAGGAAAAATGGAAATGTACATCATACAGTAACTATTGCTTCTTATGTTGATGAATCACCTGAACATACAGGAGAGGCTAGAAGTTTTGAGAGAGAATTTTTACCTTCTACCACAGATCAAACTCAAAGTCTTATGCTGAATCGCCCCATCAGGCAAAACAAGGTCCATGAGGACTCAATTTCACTGGATTATCTCCTGAAGTCGGATGATTTGAACACCAGAATTAATAAATGGAATATCAAGCCTGAGTATGAAATTGAGAAGAAGCACAAAAGGATGGTTGGCAAGGATCATTCTTCACAGCAGTCATTTTATGATGCTGATTACAGTGGTGATATGATGGATGAACATATGGATAACATGGATGCAATTTCAAAGTTAAAAGGCAGCAATAACAGAACTAATAGATTGGAGAACACCATGAAATTCTCCGATTCTCAGCCGGATGCTAATTTTGAAACATCAGGCCTTCCCCTAAAAGGTTGTAATTCTTCATCAAAGAAACCTAAATGGAAGGTTAATGGTCAGTACCCCGATGAGCCAGATGATCCCCGTTATCTGAAGCCCAATGCAAAGCAGCAGAAGGGTAAAAGGAAAGCAGTTGCTGAAACTGACTCTCTGGCTGCAGTAAATTCAGATCAGGCAATATCTAAAATGGATGCAGAAGATGTAGAACCTAAGCCAAAATTACAGAAGAAGCCATTCGCCCTTATCACACCAACTATTCATACTGGTTTCTCGTTTTCCATAGTGCATCTACTTTCAGCTGTACGAAAGGCAATGATTAATCAGACAGAAGATTCCACATTTAATGATGTTCATCTTCACAACAGAAACTATAGCCCTATGCAAAATATAAAAGAGCTGAACGATATGTGCCAGACAGAAAACAGTATGCACCTTGCCCATTCTGTTGAGAATATGGTAAACCAAGCTAGTTTGCCTTCTCTTACTTTTCAAGAGATCGTTGATCGAGTAAGATCAAACCCTGGAGATCCATGCATCCTTGAAACACAGGAACCACTTCAAGATTTAGTCCGAGGAGCTTTAAGGGTATTTTCATCTAAGACAGCACCTTTAGGAGCCAAGGGTTGGAAGCCCCTAGTATGCTATGAGAAGTTAAACAAAAGTTGGTCATGGACAGGCCCTATTTCATCTGGTTTACCTGACGATGAAAATGCAGAAGAGGAGACTTCTTCAGAAGCATGGGGAATTCCTCACAAGATGCTTGTAAAGCTTGTTGATGCTTTTGCTAATTGGCTCAAGAGTGGCCAGGAGACCTTGCAGCAGATTGGGAGCCTCCCTCCACCTCCTACTTCTTTGCTTTCAAACTTGGATGAGAAGGAGAGGTTTAAAGATCTGAGAGCCCAAAAGAGTCTAAACACTATTGGTTCAAGTTCAAATGAGGTAAGAGCATACTTCCGCAGAGAGGAATTTTTAAGGTACTCAGTTCCAGATAGGGCCTTTTCCTACACTGCTGCTGATGGAAGAAAATCAATTGTTGCTCCATTGAAGAGAGGAGGCGGAAAGCCAACATCAAAGGCACGGGATCATTTCATGCTTAAACCTGATCGGCCACCTCACGTTACTATTCTTTGTCTTGTTCGAGATGCAGCTGCCAGGTTGCCTGGTAGTATTGGAACTAGGGCGGATGTTTGTACTCTGCTGAGGGACTCACAATATGTTGTTGAAAATGTTTCTGATACACAGGTGACTCAAGTAGTGAGTGGGGCTCTAGATCGATTGCATTATGAGCTTGATCCTTGTGTACAGTTTGATAGTGAAAGAAAATTGTGGGTTTATCTGCATAGGGATAGGGAAGAGGAAGATTTTGAGGACGATGGCACCTCATCAACTAAGAAATGGAAAAGGCAGAGGAAAGATACTGCAGATCCATCAGATACTGGAATTGCTAATGATGTTGACACTGGAACCTTGGCTGTTTGCGGCCCTTCCACTGGCCTGGATCATGATCACAATCTAAATGTTGGCACAGCATCGGTTGGATCAGGAGACACAGCTGATCATCTTAATGAAGATATGGATGTAAATGTAGAGAACTTCCATCCTCTCATGGACATAAACACTATTAGTGAGAGCAATGGTAATTGGAATGCTCTGGGGTTGAATCTATTAAATGAAAACAGATTGGTATGTCAAAAGAACTCCACTGATGAGGATTACAAGGATGAAACATTTTGTCAAGAGAGGCCCATTCAACTCAATTACGACCACATTATGAATAAAAAATTGTACTAG